CCATACAGATTGCAAAAATCATTTCCCCCGACTCTCACATTCAACACATATTCCTGGATGGTATCTAGAGCTTCCTTTATTCTCAGTAAAGCTTTGACTCTTGTTCCCACTTCAGCCACCATTCGACTTTCAAGAATAGGCATAATATATATCTTTTTTACTACACTCTTTGGATTGGTGGCATTGATTTCCTTTGTTATGGCCAGATACTCATCCATATTGGATAAATCAAATTTTGGTAAAATATACCCCGTAATAATATCTTGATATGAAGCATATAATTTTAAAATATGTTTCATATGTTTTGGATTTCTTATCCTAATAAAAATCAAAGGAAGTGAATCTTTGTCACCTCCCTTTTCAAATTCAACTAACTCAGCTAAAATATCCCCTAAGTTTTTCTCAGCCTCATCCAAAAAATCATCTTGAATAGCATCTTCCAAACAAAAAGCCAAAGAAGTTAAATGTGAAAATGCCCTATCTTTTATTTTTTGAATGATATTCTTATTCACCGATGGCAAATACAATAGACCACCTAAAGAATATTGCATACGCATTTTCTCGTCGTTCACCTTGTCACTCCTATTCACTTTTTCTTATTTTGTTTGCCCCCTCGGTCCAATATCCATGACAACCTTATTCCCTCTGTATCCGATTCTATTCTCAGAATTTGGTGCACTGTACATTTCCAGTGCAGATACTTCAAATGTATTTCTCATCTCTCCATACACTATCTCTCCAAAGCAGAGCGTATAACTTCTGTCATTTGCACTTGTGTCCTCGGCGGGTATTTCAATGACCTGATCGCCATTTTTGATTCGGACATACACTCCATATCGATGAAATGAACCCGTGCCATTTTCCAATGCAGAATACGAACTCACCGCCACAGATGCAATATCAGGATGCCAAGTAATGTCGATATGCTCCAATTTTCCAGGGCATGTCACATCCCCACCATGCCTTACTGCTCCATCGGGTGTCTGCAGCGATTCATCGGCATTGGCCGCCCCAATATAGATCAACTTGCCATTTCGATATCGCACCAATGCCTTTAGATCATAATCCTTTCCCTTTGCCTTCCAGCCATTTTCAATGATAATCGGCACTCCAGCATTCTTTTCAAGGCTAACTTTTTCTCCCTTTTTCAAGGATATTTTTTGTGGCTTTGATTTTTCCTCAACCACTTGTTGACTTTGTTGACTGACTGGTTGAATCGCTTGTTGACTTACCTGTTGACTTACTTGTTGACTTTGCTGTGACTGTTCCGAAGTCATTTCTGTTCCACCATAAAAAGCAAGCAAGGCAGAAATACCACCATTAAATCCACTGGCCACAGCCGAAATACGCCACTCACCTTTTCTGTACACTTCAACGACAATAATCGCTTTCTCTGACTGAAAATCATTCCCTGACATCTGCAGGTCAATGCCCTCATGGCCGCTTTGCCTCATCTGAAAAGAACATTCTTTAATGTCCTTCATTGTCCCATTTCCGTCAATACTTGCTGTAAAAACTAACTTATCTATTGTCTGAGGCAATTGACTCAAATTTAATTGAAATCTCACTTCCTTGCCTGTCACTTGAT
This region of Lachnospiraceae bacterium oral taxon 096 genomic DNA includes:
- a CDS encoding TerD family protein encodes the protein MIFSRGMRDKIAKYLNPTSDIEVRMRIDGNSVYDYCCFGVDKDGKLSDDRYMVFYNQTASPQGEIRYQVTGKEVRFQLNLSQLPQTIDKLVFTASIDGNGTMKDIKECSFQMRQSGHEGIDLQMSGNDFQSEKAIIVVEVYRKGEWRISAVASGFNGGISALLAFYGGTEMTSEQSQQSQQVSQQVSQQAIQPVSQQSQQVVEEKSKPQKISLKKGEKVSLEKNAGVPIIIENGWKAKGKDYDLKALVRYRNGKLIYIGAANADESLQTPDGAVRHGGDVTCPGKLEHIDITWHPDIASVAVSSYSALENGTGSFHRYGVYVRIKNGDQVIEIPAEDTSANDRSYTLCFGEIVYGEMRNTFEVSALEMYSAPNSENRIGYRGNKVVMDIGPRGQTK